Proteins from one Cryptomeria japonica chromosome 4, Sugi_1.0, whole genome shotgun sequence genomic window:
- the LOC131875060 gene encoding LRR receptor-like serine/threonine-protein kinase FLS2, whose amino-acid sequence MMMLPLLIFFCFSALPPHMAKPSNYSDQQALLAFKAAIFLDPLNSLLDWSPNHTFCNWTGVICSSHRQRVVSLNLTDMGLAGPISPLLGNLSFLRVLAFRNNSFEGHIPYQLGKLFRLRILRLSQNNLEGPIPSSLGGCRSLQFLILSYNYLSGSIPSELSLLSNLETMVLGVNNFTGTIPPFLGNLSFLIAIDLGENSLQGGIPAELGMLSQLNSLNLRANSFTGSIPVTLSNCPYLQLLVLYQNHLSGLIPWEFGRLSELQQLNSWGNQLSGEIPSSVGNWTQLQVLDLSRNQLSGRLPPVFGKMQQLRRLLLSVNHFVSGSSELSILIALTNCSNLEDLELGLNHLTGVLPNSIGHLSSSLSILMLGSNEIGGNIPDAIGNLTNLSLLSLKENRFNGTIPSVPCRFLNLERLYLGTNNLHGRIPDCFGQLKRLGLLSLSQIMLSGQIPEGLGDLPQLRELNLSHNQLSGKIPASLGRCKTLETVDMAHNKVTGNIPSEVAGLQNLQFYFNVSRNSLQGSILELSKMVMVLAIDVSQNNFSGGIPSALSSCKGLEYLNLAGNAFEGPIAASLADLKNLEYMDLSCNNLSGTIPVAFKKMKMLQHLNLSSNRLSGEVPEGGAFATLDASEIMGNLGLCGGWINLPPCSHSKHKHPFVSKKVIILVVVAITVLFVSLILVAFSYRCKRSSTPALEVWPPKISYEELVDATGELLMKIF is encoded by the coding sequence ATGATGATGCTTCCTCTGCTAATCTTTTTCTGTTTCTCTGCGCTACCCCCTCATATGGCAAAGCCTTCTAATTATTCCGATCAGCAAGCTCTCTTGGCTTTCAAAGCTGCAATCTTTCTCGATCCATTAAATTCCCTCCTCGATTGGTCTCCCAATCACACCTTCTGCAATTGGACCGGTGTTATCTGCTCTTCTCATCGACAGCGTGTGGTTTCCTTGAATCTCACAGATATGGGATTAGCTGGTCCAATCTCTCCATTGCTGGGAAATCTTTCCTTCCTAAGAGTCCTTGCTTTCAGAAATAATAGCTTCGAGGGCCATATTCCATATCAGCTTGGAAAGCTGTTTCGCTTGAGAATCCTTCGGCTGTCTCAAAACAATTTGGAGGGTCCGATTCCATCCTCTCTAGGAGGCTGCCGTTCTTTACAATTTCTCATACTGTCGTATAACTATTTGAGTGGAAGCATACCCTCTGAACTGAGTCTTCTTTCAAATTTAGAAACCATGGTCTTAGGAGTAAACAATTTTACAGGTACTATCCCACCTTTCTTAGGAAACCTCTCCTTTTTAATTGCCATTGATTTGGGTGAAAATAGTCTACAAGGTGGTATTCCTGCTGAGTTGGGTATGCTTAGTCAGCTAAACTCGCTTAACCTTCGTGCCAATAGCTTCACAGGATCGATCCCTGTCACCCTTTCCAATTGCCCTTATCTCCAATTGTTGGTGCTATACCAGAACCACTTAAGCGGCCTAATTCCATGGGAGTTTGGAAGGCTGTCAGAGTTGCAACAATTGAATTCGTGGGGAAACCAACTCAGTGGAGAAATACCCAGCTCAGTGGGTAATTGGACTCAGTTGCAAGTGCTGGATTTGAGTAGAAACCAACTCAGCGGCAGATTGCCACCAGTATTTGGGAAAATGCAGCAGCTGAGAAGACTTCTTTTGTCGGTAAATCATTTTGTGAGTGGAAGCAGTGAGTTGTCTATTCTAATAGCGTTAACAAATTGCTCCAACTTGGAAGATCTTGAGTTGGGACTTAATCATCTCACTGGCGTCTTGCCCAATTCAATTGGCCACCTTTCAAGTTCATTATCAATTTTAATGTTAGGTTCAAACGAAATTGGGGGAAACATTCCAGATGCGATCGGTAACCTTACAAATTTGTCATTACTAAGCCTAAAAGAAAACCGATTCAATGGGACCATTCCATCTGTACCCTGCAGATTTCTAAATCTGGAAAGATTGTATCTGGGCACAAACAATTTGCACGGAAGAATTCCAGATTGTTTTGGTCAATTAAAAAGGCTTGGATTGTTGTCTCTCAGCCAGATCATGCTTTCAGGACAAATTCCAGAAGGTCTTGGTGACCTTCCACAGTTAAGAGAGCTTAACCTTAGTCACAATCAACTATCAGGGAAAATACCTGCCAGTTTAGGAAGATGCAAGACTTTGGAGACGGTGGACATGGCGCACAACAAAGTAACAGGAAATATACCTTCTGAAGTTGCAGGTCTTCAAAATCTACAGTTCTATTTCAACGTTTCTAGGAATTCACTACAAGGTTCTATTTTGGAACTGAGCAAAATGGTTATGGTTTTAGCTATAGATGTTtctcaaaacaatttctctggtggCATTCCTAGTGCACTATCAAGCTGCAAGGGGTTGGAATATCTAAACCTTGCTGGGAATGCATTTGAGGGGCCAATCGCAGCATCACTGGCAGATCTAAAAAATCTTGAGTACATGGATCTTTCTTGTAATAATTTGTCAGGTACAATACCGGTGGCTTTCAAAAAGATGAAAATGCTCCAGCATCTCAATCTCTCTTCAAACAGGTTAAGTGGAGAGGTCCCAGAGGGTGGAGCTTTCGCAACACTTGATGCCTCAGAAATTATGGGAAATCTTGGCCTTTGTGGTGGATGGATAAACTTGCCACCATGCTCTCATTCCAAACACAAACATCCATTTGTCTCCAAAAAGGTAATAATCCTGGTTGTTGTTGCCATTACAGTTTTGTTTGTGTCTCTTATATTGGTAGCATTTTCATATAGATGCAAACGTTCCAGTACCCCTGCTCTCGAAGTATGGCCTCCAAAAATTTCATATGAAGAACTTGTAGATGCAACTGGTGAGTTACTGATGAAAATCTTTTAG